The Emys orbicularis isolate rEmyOrb1 chromosome 9, rEmyOrb1.hap1, whole genome shotgun sequence genomic sequence gagcttacagtctgagaTGGTCTTTCCATTGTATGTAGCATGTCTTGTGCAATGGAGCCATGCAATACTAACTTGGGAAATGTGAAAATTGTGACTCTCCTGGGAGAACTGAAAACTTAGTTACCTAGAAGCAAACTCCTTTGCAACAAATGTTTTCTCTTGGTGAGGAGATTGGAAGGGCAATTAACTGCATGTAGTCCCATGATGCATGACCTGCATCAAACCAGAATCTTGTAGCGAGGTCAGCATAATTCTACCTATCTTATTGAGTGGTGCCTAgaaaaggggaagaggaagaaagatgGGCTGCAGGTAGTGGCATCCGGTAGAAATATTGAACAGTCTTACTCCTTCCTTGCCCTCTATGCCAAAGATAGAGAGGTGCTGTTAAGATGGAATGACTGTGCTCTGCTGAGAGGGATCTGTAGAGGAAGTGTTATGAGTCCCCTAATCCTGTGTGTGTTGTGTCTCTAGCTAGCGTGAAGCAATGGCCATCCTGTTTGTCGTTGTTGCCAGAGGCACGACCATCCTTGCCAAACATGCCTGGTGTGGAGGGAACTTCCTGGAGGTGACGGAGCAGATCCTGGCAAAGATACCATCAGAGAACAACAAACTCACCTACTCACATGGAAAGTGAGTAATGCTCTGTCTTCTGGagttgtggggaagggagagagaagggaccTGCTTGGGGAGAAACTGAGTTTGGGCCATTTCTACTTAATGATGTATTAAGACCTGAGAAGGGCAGTGCtcccacccaccttgtttcttatGCTAAAAATTCAGGTCTTGAATGCCCTGTGAAGAACTAGGCGGATTAGGACATCACATGTCAAGATTGAAAGCTGAGCAATTGATCTAATCATGCTTTCTGAAGTGGTGCTGAACATGGGATGCCCTGGGCTGCACTTGCAGTTCTGCAGAGTGTAAGGGCACCAGGTTTGCTGCACTGATTGCTGACACTTCTTGGCTACTGATACATTTAAGATGTCTCATTGCTCAGGCAGTTCTTGGAAACTGGTCCCTCTAAGAAACCAGTGGAGTTGGTATTATTCTCTGGTATGGCTAGGAGGATCTTTGTACTAGGAGTCGGAGATTCATTGGACATACCCAGAAATAGTCATCAACAGTGGGGGAGGCCAGAAGGGTGCAACTGGTTATGTGCAATTTTGGCTTTGGGCCATGGAGAGCGAAATCTGTGTGGGATAAGGCTTTAATATAGATTTATTTAAACTGTTCTAAAGTGTGCTGACTCCCTGCCTTTACAACGCTGTGTGACCCAAACTGCCAGGCACAGAACTGTGGCTGGACCTCAATGGCACAGGTCAGATGGATGGTTTCCCAAAGTTCAGGGTGTTTCATTTCAATTGCATCTCTAATCTAGATCTGTAATCTAGAGTAACCCCAGACTTTCCCTCACACTGTAAAGGCCATGGGTCCAAAACTTGGTGCACTTTAGGATTCCAAGTGTGCTTTCAGGTAACAAGTGGCTGGACCTGCCTGCTCCATTGTTGCACACAGGCTGTCTGACGAAATTTGTAGGAATCCCACAAATTATAGCTCTGACTGGGGAGGACTTTGGGAGTACTTCAAAGTGTTGTATTTTAGGGATGTGTCTCATTGAGTTGGCCTAGTATCTGCTTTGCAGTCTTCAATTTTTACAAAAATACTAAATCTTAATCTTGAGGATAGCTCACATTCCTTACTCCAATCCTGAGTTTCTCCTTAAAGCCAAGCTGGGCAGTTGGCTTGGCGTGCCTCCATTAGTATATTTGATGCATGCTAATTGGGCTAATTCCTGATAGAGAGGATCTTGGCTCTGCAGTCTGTCTCAACTGCGCAGGGAGCTCAGATGAGGGATAATGATTACTAGCAGACATGTCTGCTTCCCAAGTGTGCTATGGGTTACATGTGACATGCAGCAGGAGTGTATATACCCCAGGCCTTGAGGGAGCTAATCTTGGAACTGACTGAAGATatcagctgggggtgggtggctATAACTGGGGTAAGGGAGGATTATTGCTTTATTAAACACTTTGCTTGAATGGGGTGAACTGCATTTCCCAGACTTTCTAAACTACTGCAGTAGGATAATGCACAGTGCAGGCTTGGAGCTATTGGGCAGCTCTGAGACGAGGCACACTCTGTATTCAGTATGAAATCATCTCCCCAGCCAGAATCGCAGGGGCTCCCTTCTAGCAATCTAACTCTGCAGTGTTTGTATGCCCATAACAAAATGGGGAGAACCACCCCTTAGATTGGAACTCCTCTGTCCTGCTGTCCTTCCACAGGGGAAGGAAATGGGCAGATTGGCTTGAATTCCATACACCTCCTTTTGAAGAGTGTTTGGAAGGTAGGACGTCTTCTTACTTGTGTTCAAAATCCTCCAAACAGCCCGGCTTCCCTACTTGGGACCAGGcaattccttccctcccctgggACAGAGCAAAGATCATGGCTTGGAAGATACAGTTCAGTTCTGTCCAGTTGTGGTACTTGAGGTCACCTGAGCAGGGCACCTGGGGTGGCCTGAGGAGAGGGCTTATCCTTCAGAGCTTAGGCAGTTACTTTCTGCCCAGCGTCCTGGCCCCCACAGACAGGGAGACCTGGGAATGCTCTTCCCCCTGTGCCAGAATGTCTGGAGTCTCTGCTTCTAAACCAAAAACAAACTCAGAGAGAAAATAGCTGAAGCCTGGTGTGTTCCTGTTAATGCAGAACTTTAGGAGTGAATGCCTGATCTTGCTGCACCCACTCCTGAAGCAAACACTCTGTCGTTTCAGGGTCCCTACCTAATGCTGTTTAGCATCTGGACTGCCTGATGCTATCCATTCTCTGCTGCTGCCATGAGGGAGCCTTCTGACATAGAAGGGATGGGGTTTATTCCCATTTTGGGAATAGGGTTGGGCTTTTAGGGGCTCACAACCACCCAGTAAAAATCAAGACCATGTCCAGAACTCctagtggggggggagggtctaactctgtgtgtgtgtgtgtgcgtgcgtgcgcaaACACACAGGTGAGGCAGAACTAGACAAATTGTACTAGGTAGACTGCATCTCTCAGGAATGTTGTGAGACTTAATTAAAGGCTTGTCAATTGTTTTTTACATCCTTAGATGAAAGAGGCTTTATAATAATTCAAAAGTATTACTAAGATGCCTTTCTAAAACCTGGGAAGAACACTGCTGTTGTACTCATTTATAGGTGTTTAATAATGCAGAACATCAGGGTTGCTTAAGTGTGTCAGTCTAGGTGCAAATGGAAAAATTAAGAATGAATGCAAGACTTAGAGCAATGTGACTGCTCGCTATTTCCAAGGAGTCGTACAGTTAATTAAATGCAGCCTAGCAGTCGGAGGATGCCAATCACCATAGAGCTGTTTGTGTAAGCAGCTGATGGAGGCTTGTGGGGGCATTTGATGGAGGCCTTTGAAATTGGTTTAGTAAAAACATTAATCCAGTTATTGATACAACTTCTGTTGTGGTAGCACCCAGAGAGCCCAATCGTGAACTGGCCTCCTTGTGCTAGagaattatagaagattagggttggaagagacctcatctagtctaaccctctactcaaagcaggaccaacaccaactaaatcatcacagccagggctttgtcaagccgggccttaaaaacctctaaggacggagattccaccacctcacacattccagtgcttcaccaccctcctagtgaaatagtttttcctaatatccaacctagacctcccccactgcaacttgagacctggGCCAGAAGATTTTACAATGGAAATTTCATTGCTTCATTAAGTAAATTACTGTGTGGACACACTAGCTACACTTTTTCAAGGAATTTATGTTGGCTTGCTTTGGTAGGCATGATTGTTTGCTTTATACTTGGGATGATGTTGTATTGAATCTTATCTGTGGAAGCCCCTTGATGGTTTTACCTTGGTATGTTAAATGATTAGTACAATGCGTAACTTTAATACATTTGCAGTTACCCAGATGTCCCACTTGGCTGTTAATCCAGGGGTGGCCAAGTGTGGGCTGTGAGCTACATGTAGCCATTGGGATACCAACATGTACCACTGCCCACAGCTTTGTTATCTTTAGTTCTATGCAGGTTACAATACAAAGGTCCCAGAAGAAACATGCTGTGAtcaagatggagcattgcatgctgggacctgtttCTTTTCTGCAAGTTGCTCCACTCCTTAATTTGGGTGTGCCTGGCAGATAGCTGTTCGAACACATCAGACACTGGGGTCTTCTACAGCAGTTCATGGAGTCTTGTTGGCAGCTCTAAATAAGAtttgctgttttttttcccccctttttgcaGTTATCTATTTCATTATATCTGCCAAGACCGGATTATATACCTATGTATCACAGATGATGTAAGTATTTTGGATAATGCTACTATGCATATACCCTGAAAATGGTAGCGCTTTTCTCTCTGTGCGTATCCATGAAAATCAATAATGGGCACAAAGCCATGGGGCTGTTTTCTTCAGTGGCATTCCTGcatatttacactggtgtaactcagaaCATGGGCCCCTCTATCTAAAGTTAAAGTTCAAATATTTTAGTTCAGTCTACCTCAATATCCAgctggtgtgtgtatgggggacaACAGTGTCTCCTTCCCACTGCACCAACTTCCCCTGCTGCTTTCTACTTGCAAGTGAGTTGGTAAGATTCACCCAGCTACAATAGAACTACAAGGATCAGGTGACTTTCGCTCTGCAGTCATCCCTAAGGCATCCTAGTCATTAGTACAGTACACTTAAGCTTTGCCCTCAACTGTGGAAGAAAGTACAAATAGAGGCTGTGAAGTCTTTTGTCTTTGTTTCCccttaaaaaagtaaataaagcaCAGGCTTGCTTTTGAGCTTTGTATGCCTGATTCCAGTGGGTATCCAGGGAGAAACAGACTGATATTAAAAAAGTGACTGCTGTTAACAAAGAGATTAAGAGGAAGAGATAGCAAGGCTTTTGCAGGGTTATGTGCAGCGTGGTTGTTCGTATTTGATAAAAGGTGGAGGGTCTCTAAATGGTTACATATCTTTTAAGTTTTTCTGTAGGCCACCTATCCCACAGTTTCCTAACTAGAACGTTGTTAGGTGACTTGCAGTTTGCTGCCTGAtgtgaacattttgtttttacttttagaACTTTGAACGTTCCAGAGCCTTCAGTTTCCTGAATGAAATCAAAAAGAGATTTCAGACTACGTACGGTTCAAGAGCACAGACAGCACTTCCATATGCCATGAACAGCGAATTCTCCAGTATCTTGGCTGCACAGCTGGTAAGATACATGTGGTCAGAAGGGGCTCTCTAACCAGTCTCATCTCTCCCTTGTAAACGCTCCTGTTGTTggctttaaatcagtggttctcaaccaggggtatgtgtacctatgggagtatgcagaggtcttccatgtcatcaactcatctagatatttgcttatttttacaacaggctacataaaaagcattagcaaagtcagtgcaaattaaaatttcatacagacaatctTCAAGTCCCTAGTCAGACTCCACTCCCATCCTTGGAAAGAGTTCTCCTAAGTAGGGAGGAGAGTGGTGTTTGGAGAGAAACATGCATGCATACTTTGTAATAGCTTGTGCAAAGCTGTGTTGGGAGCTCCTGCCTGAACACTGATGCGCTTCTCATCAGCAGGACTCGTACACCTGAGGAGTATGTAGCCTTTCTAGGACTGGGCATGTCTAAGCACTTGATAGTCATAAGCACAGCCCGATGTAGTCTGCTGTTCTGAGACTGGAGAATTTCCTGTAGAATCCACCCTTTGTCACAGATCTTGCTCCAGTCTCAACTTCCATATTGAAAATCTTTCAAGGGAATGTTAAAAATATGAACTGAATGTAACGAGACTGCCCATAGTTTCAGGTAACATGGAAACAATAACTTTGAGTGATtaactgccccattcatttcaattaaGTGTTGACTCCTAATGACAGTTTAACGGCAACACTCTTTTATTGTGGATCACTTGAGCAAAAACATTATGCTAATATTCTTATCCAACAATCCTAAACTGCCTCCTGAGTGTGGAAAGCTTTCACCGTGCTGCTCTCACCCAGCTTCCTTCATAATGATGTTGATTATGCAGATAATTAGCATACTGGAAATGTGGGGTAGCACAAAAGGAAATACAAAATATCATGCGGTTGTAGTACTGCTTGTAGTATTCACTttcctattgaattcaataaAATCCACTTGTATAATTAAATGAAGCTGTTACAGAATTTCCAATCACTTTGCCACACTAGAGCACCACAGAATTTAAGTCTAGCTTGCTGCAGTGTACACAGGGCCCTGATAACAAACTTTGCGACTAACCTTGCAGTTGCAGTTCCCATTTCCCCGATGAGGATTGATGCACacaagagaagtgacttgcccaagactgTACAAAATCAGCTGGGACATAAACTCTGTAATCTTAACTTCCacctcaatttttatttttccatgtcCCTCTGCCTCCTGTAATACCTAGTAATTGTCTAGTGTTCTTCACCCATAGATTTCAAGCCATCTACAAGGGTACTGAAGTAACAGGGAAGATAAACCTGAGAATCTCTGGGTAGAACTTCACTTGTAAGCTTTTGGAAATTAGTAGCAAGCCAAAGTAGATGTAGGAAGTGGTTGAAAGCAGTCTGCAAGACCTGTACAGATAAAACactggtacagtaactcctcacttaacgttgtagttatgttcctgaaaaatgcgactttaagcgaaacgatgttaagcgaatccaatttccccataagaattaatgtaaatgaggggttaggttccagggaaatttttttcaccagacaaaagactaccTATATTATATTTGGATTATTATTATTGGATATTATATTTGGAttatctctctcccctcccacttcccccagcTTGCCAGCAAGCTCTTTAGGAGAGAACGGGGAGCTGAGATAGGAGAAATTGTTTTCATTCTAAACAGATCTGTAGCATCACTGACTCAGTTAATCTGTTACAGAAACACCACTCAGAGAACAAGGGCACTGATCAGATGGTGGAGACACAAGCCCAGGTTGATGAACTTAAAGGAATCATGGTCCGAAACATAGGTATTTATCACTTCACTTCCTGCTCTGCACACAGCGTGCAACCCTAGGTCCCAGGGGAGCATCCCTTTCGGAGGCATTCCCAACGGTATTGTGCAGCTGATGCTTTATGGAAAGCCAAGGTTTACCTGGCAGCTTCTGCAGTGGTAACCTGGTTGAACAACAGAGTCTGCTACAGGTGACGAGTATTCCATGCCACATACAGAAGTGCTCTGAGTTTGCAGAGGAATTTGTTTGCACTAAGATTTCACTGTGAGTGGCAGATTGGGATTGAGGAGTTGTGTTGCAGACCAATGGTGGATGCACTCCAAATTCCAAATGCTCAATCTCCATTCTGCATTGAAAACCATGTGGGCCTgaatgcaggatcaaggccttagcaAAGCACTTGTATCACTCTTTTGCTGATGCATTTGAAGAGTCTTAAAGCTGGAAAGATTTGGAACTCCTCCTATAATTGGAGAAGGCAATGGTTTATCcaaactaagggtttgtctacacagtggggtaatgTGCTCTACaggtttgtgttttttaaaactcATTACTTGGTCTGTGTAGACCTAGCTGGTGTGCTTTgatgtagtgctgtttgaaatgcattgcattaaagcacactagggaacctttagtgcacaccagcagggtccacacaggccaATTAATGTGCAgcatgttagtgtgctttagaaatcacactcctCTAGAACACATTACCCCACTATGCAGACAGGCCCTAAAATCCACTTGGCTCCTGGCCATAACCATGTAGAGTAAATAGCAACTCACCAGTTTCTGATGTAGGGCTCTTCTACACTAAAATATTTACTTCTGGACCCAAACTATATAGCAGGATTATAGAGTTATACAAGTGAGATGAAGCTAGAGGTACTGTATTAATGCTTCCTTCAAAGCCTCAAGTAGCTTGTTAAATGACTAatccagaggtaggcaacctatggcacgtgtgctgaaggtggcacgcgagctgattttcagtggcactcacactgccagggtcctggccaccggtccagggtgctctgcattttaatttaattttaaaataaagcttcttaaacattttaaaaaccttatttactttacatacaacaatagtttagttttctattatagacttatagaaagagatcttctaaaaacgttaaaatgtattactggcacgcgaaaccttaaattagagtaaataaatgaagactcggcacaccacctctgaaaggttgccgacccctggactaatcCATAGTGTAACCTGTTTCCTTTTGAGGGCTTCATTCATAAACAGTGCCCTAGCCCACTGCAATGGAGTTCAAGAAAAACTTGTTTCCTCACTTAAgatagagggccagatcctcagctggtataaattggtgaaACTCTAGGATCTGGCTCAGAAACTGATTTGGGATTGCTTGGGACATGAGAATTTTGACCTTTTTCCTCCCTCCACCTCAAATACTGTACTCCAAGTAGCTCAGAAGGGTTGTGCACAACCCTTAACTGTCAAGCAAGCGagctttttattggtaaatgtcgatttcactgtaCTCGTACCCAAACCAAGGAAAAAATATTCCCATCGACATTACTCAAAactttaagaaaaatgctgcttgagaacttagtttgatttaaggatatttactttgtacatcTCGATatatgttgacaatttgtgttgaGAATCAAGAAGCTTTATAACTTAACAACTACTGtcatgggggcaggaggggcggttCAGACAATTGTGATTTCCTggagctgtgaaaatttaaattgataaaaatagaaaaaagctttaaaataaatggatttgtTGAAATTATAAACATAACAATTGAATACTGCCAACCCTGTTGTATCAGAGATGTCTCCTGGCCTTGAAGTAGCAAAAGACTTGGATAAGGAAGGTGCTTTTGCACCCCGATTCTGACTGCTGATTTGTTCTTCCTCCCTCAGACCTGGTGGCCCAAAGAGGAGAGAAGCTGGAGCTGCTGATAGACAAAACGGAGAATCTAGTGGATTCAGTAAGTACAGAGAGGCATAAGGGGAAGCGGGGGTGAGGGGACGGTGTGGACTTTATGTAGTAACCAAACATGCTGGTACCATATTAGTTATAAGCAAAAGCTGATATTAACCAGTGTGCAATGAGTGCAGATGGCAGCAAAGACCAGGCACAAGAGCTGTACACAGACAGTGCAAATATTGGGGCTTCTAGACACTAAGCCCTTGTGTTTGTACTGTGACTGGCATGTCGTGTGTACAAGACACATGACTTTCTTTCAGTCCCCCTCTAGACCTTACCTACGCAACTTGGTTTCCAACAACAGCAGCTGTATTTTGCTTGTGGCATAGCTCATTCCTTACTGCACCGTGTCTTCTGCTATTTGCATCCGAGGCGTAGCAGTGCATGAGATGTGTGGATGGATACTGGATACCAGGCTACATGTAGACGTGTcacaactctgctcccactggaatAATGCCTGATTCCTACCTCCTTGGTGCTAGTTCAGTTAtgtgctcctgctgctgcatcCTGCTCTGTTAAGGAACCTTCCTGTATAAGTTCCactcttcccctttcttcctgtcTGTGCACACAAGCCCCAAATGTCCACATGAGCCATGACCTTCCTTCCTGCTTTCTAGTATGTAAGGGGAAACCCACAGTCTGGGTTTCCTTCATATTTTGGTTCCACGACATCTATGCTCTTCATTATAGAAACCTTAATTATGAAAATAACTCTCAGATCAATTGACTTCAGGCTAATTATGTGGAAGCCTTCTGGCCTACAATAGTGCTTTGGCTACTGAAAATAAACAAGTTAGTGCAGCTAACACCTACATAGCTATGAATGGGTCCCCTAGAAGTTGTTCTTCACCTCTCAGAAATGTCAAGAAATGCCCTTCTGCATTTAAGAaaagaagggagaagaggaaataaTGCAAGGGGGTGCAGAAAATTCACCTTGCTCCCAACAGAGGGCAGTGCTGAGTTTCCTATAGCTGGATTGGATTGGAAGCTGTTGCATGGTCCTGTGTTGAATGTCCAGCATTTGCCAGTTCTTTTTCCATTCAGAGAGCTCTTTGCACTGGGATGTTTAGGGGTTTTTGTGCAAGAAATCATCTGATCTTAAAAGACAGCAGGCTGCCATCCTGGGATGAAACCCTATGATTTGGAGAGTAGTGGGGTTCTGGATTACAGAGAAGCAGGATGGGAAAAATGAATAAAGTGAAGACTTACCACAAGGTCAGAATAGCATAAATATTGGAGATAAGCTTCAGGTTCTCAAAGGTCTCCAGTCAGCTAGACCCAAAAGGGAGCTGGTATCGAAAGTTGCTCAGTTTGAAACCTCTCTTAGTATATTTATTTACAATGGTAAAACTGTGCACAATGCCCTCTACTACTGGATTGTAGGCCTGCAAATGGAACAGGGTAGATTAGCCTGGCTGTATGTGCaacacaggacatgtgaacaggCAGTGCATAGAAAAGCTGAAGGCTGAGCAGAGGGGTGCCCATGTACAAGGCTCATTTTTGGGCCCACACAAGCTTTGATGTTGCCTCTTTAACTACCACTTCTGTGGAAGAAAACTAGTGCAGAAACTTGGGGCCCCAATCCTGTCTCCCACTGAGACGATCAGTGCTAAAGGATTGCAGGTACAGAGGCAGGAATGGGAAGGGGCTCCCTTTCCTAGGGGAAGTGAAGGGACAAAGCAAATAAGTGACTTCGACAGGGGCCCCATACAACCTCCAATGGATGAAATGACCTGCTCTTTAGCAGTGGGAAGTATCCAGATTTATTGTAAATGCTGATGAAGAGGTGGGGGTTGGGCAGAGGGAATGCTTCTCttacacactcacactctctctctcatatagacTTTAAGGCCTATCATGGGACTatcatgatcatgtagtctgacctgcacattgcaggccacagaacctcacccacttactcctgtaatagaccccatacctctggctcagttactgaagtcttcaaatcatggtttaaagacttcacattacagagaatccactgttTACACTACTTTAAACCTGCAGGTGACCCATGTCCCAtggtgcagaggaaggtgaaaaatccccaaGGTCTCCACCAATCTGATGCAGGGCAAAATTCCCTCCTGACccctaagcatgtgggcaagacgcACCAgtcagatacctgggaaagaattctctgtagtaactcagagccctccccatctaatcATCCCATCACTtgtcattggagatatttgcagctagcagttgcagattggctacatgccattgtaggcagtctcatcatatcatcctctccataaacttaccaagttcagtcttgaagccagttaggttttttgcccctacTGTTCCCCTTGGCAGGCTGTTGGAGATTAGGTATTGGATCAGGAGGGATTTTGATGAAATCCAACTGGAGGACTAGGGCTGCTCACCAGGGCACATCGACTAAGTGGGGGTTGTCTTTCTCTCATAGTCTGTCACATTCAAAACTACCAGCAGGAACCTGGCCAGAGCCATGTGTATGAAGAACCTCAAGCTTACCATCATCATCACAGTAGTATCAATTGTAAGTTACTAGCCTTCATCCTCTTTCTTCCAAGGAGGTAACGCACATGCTCCTTTCTAAAGTGAGGCCTGGATGTTAGAAAATGTCGTCCATGTCTCTTCACAGTAGCTCCCAAATAACCAGTGTCTCCTAGTGATGGGAAGAGAACCTTCAAGAAGGAACCCATTTACCTCCAAGGCTAGGA encodes the following:
- the VAMP7 gene encoding vesicle-associated membrane protein 7; translation: MAILFVVVARGTTILAKHAWCGGNFLEVTEQILAKIPSENNKLTYSHGNYLFHYICQDRIIYLCITDDNFERSRAFSFLNEIKKRFQTTYGSRAQTALPYAMNSEFSSILAAQLKHHSENKGTDQMVETQAQVDELKGIMVRNIDLVAQRGEKLELLIDKTENLVDSSVTFKTTSRNLARAMCMKNLKLTIIITVVSIVVIYIIVSAACGGLTWPSCVQK